Proteins encoded in a region of the Acipenser ruthenus chromosome 43, fAciRut3.2 maternal haplotype, whole genome shotgun sequence genome:
- the LOC117967733 gene encoding cdc42 effector protein 2-like, with translation MSTKAPIYLKRGSRRGKKEKLRDILSSDMISPPLGDFRHTIHIGSSGGESDLFGDLSFLQGKFHLLPGKQGHSLSQRCNQYGTPFEFTRTASVCAHPPQRENSSPLLKNALSLPVIGGVQALSLPAAQQVPPPKPPRLHLEATQPPPPTTFPVPLLPQFPTPSPDESPSPIGEPRSPEQRLAEPRIGLTPEDTPLEEPFLSHAGSLLSLHLDLGPSILDDVLQIMDKHQVSRINGSQLHESRAEILS, from the coding sequence ATGTCCACCAAGGCCCCCATTTACCTGAAGCGCGGGAGCCGCCGAGGGAAGAAAGAGAAGCTCCGTGACATCCTGTCCTCGGATATGATCAGCCCTCCGCTGGGAGATTTCCGGCACACCATTCACATCGGCAGCAGCGGCGGCGAGAGCGATCTCTTTGGGGACCTGTCCTTCCTGCAGGGGAAATTCCACCTGCTCCCTGGGAAGCAGGGCCACAGTCTGTCCCAGCGCTGCAACCAGTACGGAACGCCCTTTGAATTCACCCGCACCGCCAGCGTCTGTGCACACCCGCCCCAGCGCGAGAACTCCTCCCCGCTCCTGAAGAACGCCCTCTCCCTGCCTGTGATAGGGGGCGTCCAGGCCCTCTCCCTGCCTGCAGCCCAGCAGGTCCCCCCTCCCAAACCACCTCGACTCCACCTGGAAGCCACCCAGCCTCCACCTCCCACCACCTTCCCCGTCCCTCTGCTGCCACAGTTCCCAACCCCTTCCCCAGACGAGAGCCCTTCTCCAATTGGAGAGCCCCGCAGCCCGGAGCAGAGACTAGCAGAGCCCCGAATCGGACTCACCCCTGAGGACACCCCTCTGGAGGAACCGTTCCTGTCCCACGCAGGCTCCCTGCTGTCCCTGCACCTGGATCTGGGTCCCTCCATCCTGGATGACGTTCTTCAGATTATGGATAAGCACCAAGTGAGCAGGATCAATGGGTCCCAGCTGCATGAATCCAGAGCGGAGATACTCAGCTGA